Proteins from one Campylobacter concisus genomic window:
- the fdh3B gene encoding formate dehydrogenase FDH3 subunit beta has product MARMKFFVDTNRCISCFGCQVACSSAHELPVGIYRRKVITLHDGIEGKEVSTTIACQHCTDAPCEQVCPVDCFYIRADGIVLHDKNKCIGCGYCLYACPFGAPQFPKDGAFGVKGVMDKCTMCAGGPEPTNSHEERELYGQNRMAEGKVPMCAAICSTNALLVGDAAEVSNVYRKRVMLRNTGLNA; this is encoded by the coding sequence ATGGCAAGAATGAAATTTTTTGTAGATACTAATAGATGTATCAGCTGCTTTGGTTGTCAAGTCGCTTGCTCTTCTGCTCACGAGCTTCCAGTAGGAATTTATAGAAGAAAGGTTATCACACTTCACGATGGTATCGAGGGCAAAGAGGTTTCAACCACTATCGCGTGTCAGCACTGCACCGATGCACCTTGCGAGCAAGTTTGTCCGGTTGATTGCTTCTACATTAGAGCTGATGGCATCGTGCTTCACGATAAAAACAAGTGCATAGGCTGTGGATACTGCTTATATGCTTGTCCATTTGGTGCGCCACAGTTTCCTAAAGATGGGGCATTTGGCGTAAAAGGCGTAATGGATAAATGTACTATGTGCGCAGGCGGTCCAGAGCCAACTAACTCACATGAGGAGAGAGAGCTTTACGGTCAAAACAGAATGGCTGAGGGCAAAGTGCCTATGTGTGCGGCTATCTGTTCTACAAACGCGCTTTTAGTTGGCGACGCTGCTGAGGTTTCAAATGTATATCGTAAACGCGTTATGCTAAGAAATACTGGGCTAAATGCCTAA
- a CDS encoding FTR1 family iron permease — MNKFLKFMLIMLLPIWLMAKNDDYEQVAAQIKESLQKVITEYRAGNVEQAVSDTQNAYFGLFEDVEAGIRINLGQKKAYSMEKQFGEIRKAIKAGEAPDDVQKRIDQINSEIAEVLPVILKGHRLVGEYSDGPVQAAATDYDTSKFIPEWKVAFTNLSADIDKAIASYESDKQDDAKSAIQDAKFTDYRNTQLEIAIRQYIENGKSIDADIQRKMGEAISGVTNGISKDDFKTKLDEIKKLAYDAISKLPADTAKLAKVDMSDVEAASEEDSGVDYTKVVQNINDKIQVAITLYKKGDAKKAMGDIQDIYFDEFEGSGMENKVGAIDVNLKTAIEATFGNLVAFMKSGADEKTLQESASKMSSQLVAALEKTSSSSSPWSLFVWALTIILREGFEALIIVAAVVAYLVKTGNAKAMGKVVYSSVGVAVILSFVMAWLMNVIFGEAAGQKRELMEGITMLVAVGLLFYVGFWLLSNAGAKKWNDYIKSHVSDSISSGSTTTLWWTVFLAVFREGAETVLFYQALIFGAKDSAGYSMIAAGFVIGLVVLLIVYFLFKIFAVKIPIKPFFIFTSAIIFYMSIVFVGKGVGELVEGKIFIPTIIKGLSFPDWMRDWLGLQPYYESLVPQIIMVLALVIGIVIMKSKQNKN; from the coding sequence ATGAATAAATTCTTAAAATTTATGCTAATTATGTTGTTGCCTATTTGGCTTATGGCAAAAAATGACGACTATGAGCAAGTCGCAGCTCAGATAAAAGAGTCGCTACAAAAAGTAATAACAGAGTATAGAGCTGGCAACGTCGAGCAAGCAGTTAGCGATACTCAAAATGCTTATTTTGGCTTATTTGAAGACGTTGAAGCTGGTATTAGAATAAATTTAGGCCAGAAAAAAGCTTACTCTATGGAGAAGCAATTTGGCGAGATTAGAAAGGCGATAAAAGCAGGCGAAGCACCAGATGATGTGCAAAAAAGAATAGATCAGATAAATAGCGAGATAGCTGAAGTTCTACCAGTTATCTTAAAAGGACATAGGCTAGTTGGTGAGTATTCAGACGGCCCAGTTCAAGCTGCTGCGACTGACTATGATACTTCTAAATTTATCCCTGAATGGAAGGTGGCATTTACAAATTTATCAGCTGATATAGATAAAGCAATAGCAAGCTATGAGAGTGATAAGCAAGATGATGCTAAAAGTGCTATCCAAGATGCTAAATTTACAGACTATAGAAATACTCAACTTGAAATAGCTATTCGTCAGTATATAGAAAATGGTAAAAGCATAGATGCTGATATCCAAAGAAAGATGGGCGAAGCGATCAGCGGTGTCACAAATGGTATAAGTAAAGATGACTTTAAAACCAAGCTAGATGAGATCAAAAAGCTAGCATATGATGCTATCTCAAAACTCCCAGCTGATACTGCAAAACTTGCAAAAGTTGATATGAGCGATGTAGAAGCAGCTTCTGAAGAAGATAGTGGTGTAGATTATACCAAAGTCGTTCAAAACATAAACGATAAAATTCAAGTCGCTATCACACTTTATAAAAAAGGTGATGCAAAAAAAGCAATGGGCGATATCCAAGACATCTACTTTGATGAGTTTGAAGGCAGCGGCATGGAGAATAAAGTAGGCGCAATAGATGTAAATTTAAAAACAGCTATTGAAGCTACATTTGGCAATCTCGTAGCCTTTATGAAGTCAGGCGCAGATGAAAAAACTCTTCAAGAAAGCGCAAGCAAGATGTCATCTCAGCTCGTAGCTGCACTTGAGAAAACTAGCAGTTCAAGCTCACCTTGGTCTTTATTTGTTTGGGCTTTGACTATTATTTTAAGAGAAGGCTTTGAGGCGCTTATCATTGTTGCTGCTGTTGTTGCATATCTTGTAAAAACTGGTAATGCTAAAGCGATGGGCAAAGTTGTTTATAGCTCAGTTGGCGTGGCTGTTATCTTAAGTTTTGTCATGGCATGGCTAATGAATGTCATCTTTGGCGAGGCAGCAGGTCAAAAAAGAGAGCTTATGGAAGGCATCACGATGCTTGTTGCAGTGGGACTTCTATTTTATGTTGGTTTCTGGCTTCTTTCAAATGCTGGTGCTAAAAAATGGAATGACTACATCAAATCACACGTCTCTGACTCTATCTCAAGTGGCTCAACCACAACACTTTGGTGGACTGTATTTTTAGCAGTATTTAGAGAGGGTGCTGAGACAGTGCTATTTTATCAGGCACTTATTTTTGGAGCTAAAGATTCAGCTGGTTACTCGATGATTGCAGCTGGCTTTGTGATAGGACTTGTTGTTCTTTTAATAGTCTATTTCTTATTTAAAATTTTTGCTGTTAAAATTCCTATTAAACCATTTTTTATATTTACGTCAGCGATCATCTTTTATATGTCGATCGTCTTTGTTGGAAAGGGTGTTGGCGAACTAGTTGAGGGCAAAATTTTCATCCCAACTATCATAAAAGGACTTAGCTTCCCTGACTGGATGAGAGACTGGCTAGGACTTCAGCCATATTACGAGAGCTTAGTGCCTCAAATCATTATGGTGCTTGCCCTAGTTATTGGCATCGTTATTATGAAATCAAAACAAAATAAAAATTAA
- a CDS encoding iron transporter, with protein sequence MNKILNSALALSLAAGFALAGEHPIGEPVEANGMEIAAVYLQPIDMEPKGIDLAPSLADFHLEADIHAIAGNKNGFGEGEWIPYLKINYELKNLDNGKVKKGTFMPMVASDGPHYGANVKMDTGVGNYELKFHIDNPEKQGFGRHADKESGVGKWFEPFTTTYKFQWTGGPVK encoded by the coding sequence ATGAATAAAATTCTTAATTCAGCTCTAGCACTTAGTCTAGCAGCTGGTTTTGCACTTGCTGGTGAGCATCCAATTGGTGAGCCTGTAGAGGCTAATGGTATGGAGATAGCTGCAGTTTATTTGCAACCAATCGACATGGAACCAAAGGGTATTGATCTAGCTCCAAGTCTAGCTGATTTTCACCTAGAAGCTGACATACACGCTATTGCTGGTAATAAAAACGGCTTTGGCGAAGGTGAGTGGATCCCATACCTAAAGATTAACTACGAGCTAAAAAACCTTGATAACGGCAAAGTTAAAAAAGGTACCTTTATGCCAATGGTTGCAAGCGATGGCCCACACTACGGTGCTAACGTAAAAATGGATACAGGTGTTGGTAACTATGAGCTTAAATTCCACATCGACAATCCAGAAAAACAAGGTTTTGGTCGCCACGCTGATAAAGAGAGCGGTGTTGGTAAATGGTTTGAGCCTTTCACAACAACTTATAAATTTCAATGGACAGGTGGTCCTGTTAAATAA
- a CDS encoding Fe-S-containing protein, which yields MSIYFYQVFLALLGFTLFAALNNKDKSLKTLFLPSLFGVVAGVFIFKVVRHALIDDQFKIFIDSVTLVFLLISILWIFLELKIAKIVTFFILGIGFGFGYSSSSVLFPLFGGELLDTLSVISFFLMIFAMILLVFLFFFISNLKSSISPLIAKILALITLVFLLIDRSSQTALELLRAGALKISSELNSQILSVSAKGIYVSEFGTYFYIFVILLLCITALFFMPKSIDKNKFGSIKYRFTKAIRENISDNAKFAFCSILIALGFSLYYDLYASRPPEISEPVLVEPVGDKFIFDVDMLKDNELHRFAYITDEGKQIRFFLLNRFSDRVSPVIVFDSCMICGDMGYIKRGNDLICISCNVRIFLPSVGKEGGCNPIPMPFIFDGKNIIVDYKTITDGANFFSKVVEKMVLDPVSRKKVSNLESRSYLYYGRTYFFENNETQAKFEANPEKYVEINGTLK from the coding sequence ATGTCAATTTATTTCTATCAGGTCTTTTTAGCCCTCCTTGGATTTACGCTTTTTGCTGCCTTAAATAACAAGGATAAAAGTTTAAAAACACTCTTTTTACCGTCACTTTTTGGAGTCGTAGCTGGCGTATTTATCTTTAAAGTCGTTCGTCACGCACTTATAGACGATCAGTTTAAAATTTTCATTGATTCAGTGACGCTAGTTTTTCTGTTAATTAGCATTTTATGGATATTTCTTGAGCTTAAGATAGCAAAAATTGTAACGTTTTTTATTTTAGGCATCGGCTTTGGCTTTGGCTATAGTTCAAGCAGTGTGTTATTTCCACTATTTGGTGGTGAGCTACTAGATACGCTTTCTGTCATTAGCTTCTTTCTAATGATATTTGCAATGATTTTGCTCGTATTTTTATTCTTTTTTATTTCGAATTTAAAATCTAGCATTTCTCCATTAATAGCTAAAATTTTAGCCCTTATCACTTTAGTTTTCTTGCTAATCGATAGAAGTTCTCAGACGGCACTTGAGCTTTTACGTGCTGGGGCTTTAAAAATAAGTAGTGAGTTAAACTCTCAGATTCTATCTGTTAGTGCAAAAGGTATTTACGTATCAGAATTTGGTACTTATTTTTATATCTTTGTGATCTTACTTTTATGCATCACCGCGCTTTTCTTTATGCCAAAAAGTATTGATAAAAATAAATTTGGTTCTATCAAATACCGCTTTACAAAAGCCATTAGAGAAAATATTTCTGATAATGCAAAATTTGCATTTTGTAGTATTTTGATAGCACTTGGATTTTCGCTCTATTACGATCTTTACGCATCTCGTCCACCTGAAATTTCAGAGCCAGTCTTGGTTGAGCCAGTGGGAGATAAATTTATATTTGATGTTGATATGCTAAAAGATAATGAACTTCATAGATTTGCCTACATCACAGATGAGGGCAAACAGATAAGATTTTTCTTGTTAAACCGCTTTAGCGACCGCGTCTCGCCTGTTATCGTCTTTGACTCTTGTATGATTTGCGGCGATATGGGCTATATAAAAAGAGGTAATGACCTTATTTGTATCTCTTGTAATGTTAGAATTTTCTTGCCATCAGTTGGCAAAGAAGGTGGTTGCAATCCGATACCAATGCCATTTATCTTCGATGGCAAAAATATCATAGTTGATTATAAAACTATTACAGATGGAGCAAATTTCTTTAGTAAGGTTGTCGAAAAAATGGTGCTTGACCCAGTTAGTCGCAAAAAAGTGAGCAACCTTGAGTCAAGATCATATTTATATTATGGACGCACATATTTCTTTGAAAATAACGAAACTCAGGCGAAATTTGAAGCAAATCCAGAAAAATATGTAGAAATAAATGGAACGTTAAAATGA
- a CDS encoding ABC transporter permease: MKNMQLRMIKSSITGSKVQKTMAFITILLAALLIACMLNITLKIGDQVATELRGYGSNIVVLPRGESLSIEIEGKNFTPLKSQNLLPEADIYKIKEIFWRNNIVAFAPFLEAKVKDEKGIEFAFEGTYFDKNIGLKDEPEFSTGVKSLYGFWGVEGAWPKDESMDEILVGEELAKVKNLKVGDKLSLAGKNGVREVRIVGILKGASDETHKLVGSLKLAGDLSGHANSYTKAEVSAMTIPENDLSLKARRNLDNLDSAEYDKWYCSAYAGSIAFQIEENLPNVSAKASLQVSDAESNIVKKIQSLMGIVSIIALVVSAIGITSLMTSEIYRRKKEIGLLKAIGASNFEIYALFASESLVVAFFAGITGAFLGYALSYVMSYIIFSHGIGIAWIVLPISVAFALLISVVGSLMPMRNVINLLPAEVLYDRK, from the coding sequence ATGAAAAATATGCAACTAAGAATGATAAAAAGCTCGATCACGGGCTCAAAGGTGCAAAAGACGATGGCCTTTATCACCATACTACTAGCTGCTCTTTTGATAGCTTGCATGCTAAATATCACACTAAAAATCGGTGATCAAGTAGCAACCGAGCTTAGAGGATATGGCTCAAATATAGTTGTTTTGCCACGAGGTGAGAGCTTAAGCATTGAGATCGAGGGTAAAAATTTCACCCCACTAAAATCACAAAATTTACTTCCAGAAGCTGATATTTATAAGATAAAAGAGATCTTTTGGAGAAATAACATCGTTGCTTTTGCGCCGTTTTTAGAGGCAAAAGTTAAAGATGAAAAAGGAATTGAATTTGCCTTTGAAGGAACCTATTTTGATAAAAACATCGGTCTAAAAGATGAGCCAGAATTTAGCACAGGCGTTAAGAGCTTGTATGGATTTTGGGGTGTTGAGGGCGCTTGGCCAAAAGATGAAAGCATGGATGAAATTTTAGTTGGCGAAGAACTTGCTAAGGTTAAAAATTTAAAAGTTGGCGACAAGCTTAGCCTTGCGGGCAAAAATGGCGTAAGAGAGGTTAGGATAGTTGGAATTTTAAAAGGAGCTAGTGACGAGACGCATAAGCTAGTTGGCTCACTAAAGCTTGCTGGAGATCTCTCTGGACACGCAAACTCATACACAAAGGCTGAAGTCTCAGCTATGACGATCCCAGAAAATGACCTATCGTTAAAGGCAAGAAGAAATTTAGACAACCTTGATAGTGCAGAGTACGACAAATGGTACTGCTCAGCCTATGCAGGATCAATCGCATTTCAGATAGAAGAAAATTTACCAAACGTTAGCGCAAAAGCTAGCCTTCAAGTAAGCGATGCAGAGAGCAACATCGTAAAGAAAATCCAAAGCCTAATGGGTATCGTTAGTATCATCGCTCTCGTGGTTTCAGCCATCGGCATAACATCGCTAATGACAAGTGAAATTTACCGCCGTAAAAAAGAGATCGGCCTTTTAAAAGCTATAGGTGCTAGCAACTTTGAAATTTACGCTTTGTTTGCTAGCGAGAGCCTTGTGGTAGCCTTTTTTGCGGGCATCACTGGAGCATTTTTGGGTTACGCTCTAAGCTACGTGATGTCTTACATTATCTTCTCTCACGGCATAGGCATAGCTTGGATCGTACTACCAATTAGCGTGGCATTTGCCCTGCTTATCTCAGTTGTT